The following are from one region of the Paenibacillus sp. JZ16 genome:
- a CDS encoding dsDNA nuclease domain-containing protein produces the protein MQNILALELREQAGSNSFNRFDYQAHWIVFHMITEYKKNSQFLIFCEFHDDMAKVSDPSNPNCAEFFQIKTTAKYNKWTLPYLTKTTVKRSGQLKNSFLGFLFYNFMKFNSECSKCHFVSNVGIDEEIKTWQSVIEDEKQLKVVDFDLYSKIKNLIKSEFQDMDSNVFDTVFDRFVQETYIYDGELPLENYERVVAGEFFRMLENDDLYTSNSNKILKDIIEDVRKKSKTQIDMPISYSKLVEKKGISSDVFSALKSSVKKISSQTHFKEYEEFLNELGLSIQKRRLLVRTLKEHKLKILDISKLFYQDTNLKILETVDDILMRNYEKIDDTSYLLHEIGKGCKQIIEGDNEFNLPLVEAIFYERLISEDTGI, from the coding sequence GTGCAAAACATACTTGCTTTAGAATTAAGAGAACAAGCAGGTTCGAATAGTTTTAACAGGTTTGATTATCAAGCCCATTGGATTGTGTTTCATATGATTACTGAATATAAGAAGAATTCACAGTTTTTGATTTTTTGCGAGTTTCATGATGATATGGCAAAAGTTTCAGACCCATCAAATCCAAATTGTGCTGAGTTCTTTCAGATAAAAACCACTGCTAAATACAATAAGTGGACACTTCCCTACCTTACCAAGACAACTGTCAAAAGAAGTGGGCAGTTAAAGAACAGTTTTTTAGGCTTCCTATTCTATAACTTTATGAAATTTAATAGCGAGTGTAGTAAGTGCCATTTTGTTTCCAACGTTGGTATTGATGAAGAAATTAAGACATGGCAATCTGTTATTGAAGATGAGAAGCAATTGAAAGTTGTAGATTTTGACCTTTATTCAAAAATTAAAAATTTAATAAAAAGTGAGTTTCAAGATATGGATTCAAATGTATTTGATACAGTGTTTGATAGATTCGTTCAGGAGACTTATATCTATGACGGAGAACTTCCTCTGGAAAACTATGAAAGAGTTGTAGCGGGCGAGTTCTTTAGAATGCTTGAAAATGATGATTTGTATACTTCTAATAGTAATAAGATTCTAAAGGACATCATTGAAGATGTGCGAAAGAAGAGCAAAACGCAAATCGATATGCCAATAAGCTACAGCAAGTTAGTCGAAAAGAAAGGAATATCGTCAGATGTTTTCTCTGCACTAAAATCTTCTGTTAAAAAGATTTCCTCTCAAACTCACTTTAAAGAATATGAAGAATTCCTAAATGAGTTAGGATTGTCTATACAAAAAAGACGATTGCTTGTTAGAACATTAAAAGAACATAAGTTAAAAATACTAGACATTAGCAAATTATTCTATCAAGACACTAATTTAAAAATTTTAGAGACAGTAGATGATATTCTAATGAGAAATTACGAAAAAATTGACGATACTTCTTATTTATTGCATGAAATAGGAAAGGGCTGCAAACAAATTATCGAGGGTGATAATGAATTTAATCTTCCTCTAGTGGAGGCAATATTTTATGAAAGACTCATATCGGAAGATACAGGAATTTAA